One part of the Pogoniulus pusillus isolate bPogPus1 chromosome 8, bPogPus1.pri, whole genome shotgun sequence genome encodes these proteins:
- the TIE1 gene encoding tyrosine-protein kinase receptor Tie-1 — MGLQAYLLLLLAQLAGAILDITLIANVQSLSHSNFFLSCVMGERDVSYLQIERENKIVMTHPKTGFQNYRNRSNHVQARGFSMADLVGILYCLGRTPTEQAQVVYVHNSHNAHLFPVKATKSVNVAEPVTFSAKVIKRKETDVMWKRNGTYYQTTDRGEVQGNLVTLTLPNVSVSENGVYSATFMGDSPLWSAFYRLIVRACPAKKWGPSCEKDCPDCLNGGICHDHVGECVCPPGFMGTRCERACREGQFGRNCQETCQRAQGCRGLSFCLPDPYGCSCASGWSGSRCSQACPAGYYGPDCALECACQNGGSCNRFSGCVCPAGWHGQHCEKSDRFPQIIQLASELEFNLGSEPIVSCVATGNPLPASDSVELRKADGTVLKLIKAIIEPGQITCEFQVRHLTKADTGLWECRVSTTGGQDSRKVKVNVRVPPVPLSAPRLLAKQSRQLVVSPVDCFSGDGPITSIKLLYKPKDDTSAWSSIVVDNSENITLMNLRPVTAYIVKVQLTRPGDGGEGSKGPEAVMVTECLEPTVKPVIEGWSIEEKNTLHVNWKLSSNHEPAHGFIVHLFDSARRLVCEKNITSISVLSARIGDLEFNKEYGLEVLVYHCTSLGPPSDLYKVMINSKGPSSPRLLSAESVSDTAVRLSWQVPEYPNGGITKYIVELQQVGGTSEPQWIDTDSGAETTKIVGGLNASTSYQFRVRANSHVPGEWSQPVKAKTLGDGALSVPPSLGSQSTEQAGIDQQLLLAIVGSVSVTCLTILFALLALFLIKKNFFHRRRTFTYQSGSGEETILQFNSGTLTLTRRPKPQPEPLSYPILEWEDIKFEDMIGEGNFGQVIRAMIKKDGLKMNAAIKMLKEFASENDHRDFAGELEVLCKLGHHPNIINLLGACENKGYLYIAIEYAPYGNLLDFLRKSRVLETDPAFAKEHGTASTLTSQQLLQFASDVAKGMQYLSEKQFIHRDLAARNILVGENLASKIADFGLSRGEEVYVKKTMGRLPVRWMAIESLNYSVYTTKSDVWSFGVLLWEIVSLGGTPYCGMTCAELYEKLPQGYRMEKPRNCDDEVYELMRQCWRDRPYERPPFAQISMQLIRMLEARKAYVNMALFENFTYAGIDATAEEA; from the exons ATGGGACTCCAGGCTTATCTTCTGCTTCTCCTCGCACAGCTGGCAG GGGCCATCCTAGACATCACCCTGATTGCCAACgtgcagagcctgtcccactccaACTTCTTCCTGTCCTGTGTGATGGGGGAGCGCGATGTGAGCTACCTGCAGATCGAGCGGGAGAACAAGATCGTGATGACGCACCCCAAGACTGGCTTCCAGAACTACCGCAACCGCAGCAACCATGTCCAGGCCAGGGGCTTCTCCATGGCCGACCTGGTGGGAATCCTCTACTGTCTGGGGCGCACCCCAACTGAGCAGGCCCAGGTGGTCTATGTGCACAACAGCCACAATG CCCATCTCTTCCCAGTGAAGGCCACAAAGTCTGTGAATGTCGCTGAACCGGTCACCTTCTCTGCCAAAGTCATCAAAAGGAAGGAGACAGACGTTATGTGGAAAAGAAACG GCACCTACTACCAGACCACAGACCGAGGAGAGGTGCAGGGCAACCTCGTCACCTTGACACTCCCCAATGTCAGCGTGAGTGAAAATGGTGTCTACAGCGCCACGTTCATGGGGGACAGTCCCCTGTGGAGTGCCTTCTACCGTCTGATCGTGAGAG CCTGCCCTGCAAAAAAATGGGGACCATCCTGTGAGAAAGATTGTCCTGACTGTCTGAATGGTGGCATCTGTCACGACCATGTCGGCGAATGTGTCTGCCCCCCTGGGTTCATGGGCACCCGCTGTGAGCGAG cctgccGGGAAGGGCAGTTTGGCCGCAACTGCCAGGAGACATGCCAGagagcccagggctgcaggggacTGAGCTTCTGTCTGCCGGACCCCTACGGCTGCTCCTGCGCCTCAGGCTGGAGTGGCTCCCGCTGCAGTCAAG CCTGTCCCGCGGGATACTACGGTCCTGACTGCGCCTTGGAGTGTGCCTGCCAAAACGGGGGCAGCTGTAACCGCTTCAGCGGctgtgtctgcccagcagggtggcacGGGCAGCACTGTGAGAAGTCAG ACCGGTTCCCACAGATCATCCAACTGGCCTCAGAGCTGGAGTTCAACCTGGGCTCAGAGCCCATTGTCAGCTGTGTGGCCACCGGCAACCCACTGCCTGCCAGTGACAGCGTGGAGCTGCGCAAGGCTGATGGCACTGTGCTCAAG CTCATCAAAGCCATCATTGAGCCAGGGCAGATCACATGCGAGTTTCAGGTGCGACACCTGACAAAGGCGGACACAGGGCTCTGGGAGTGCCGAGTTTCCACCACTGGGGGCCAGGACAGTCGGAAAGTCAAGGTCAACGTCAGAG TGCCACCAGTGCCTCTGAGCGCCCCCCGGCTGCTGGCCAAGCAGAGCCGCCAGCTTGTGGTGTCACCTGTGGACTGCTTCTCTGGCGATGGACCCATCACCTCTATCAAACTACTCTACAAGCCCAAGGATGACACCTCAGCCTGGTCATCTATTGTGG TTGACAACAGCGAGAACATCACCCTCATGAATCTCCGGCCTGTGACTGCCTACATCGTCAAGGTGCAGCTGACACGGCCTGGGGATGGTggggagggcagcaaaggtccAGAGGCCGTCATGGTGACTGAGTGCCTTG AGCCCACAGTCAAGCCTGTGATCGAAGGTTGGTCCATAGAGGAGAAGAACACACTTCACGTCAACTGGAAATTGTCAAGTAACCATGAGCCAGCCCATGGGTTCATTGTGCACCTCTTTGACTCTGCAAGGCGGCTGGTGTGTGAGAAAAACATCACCTCCATCTCAGTGCTTTCTGCCCGCATTGGGGATCTGGAGTTCAACAAGGAATACGGACTAGAGGTGCTGGTGTACCACTGCACCAGCCTGGGGCCTCCCTCTGACCTCTACAAAGTCATGATCAACAGTAAAG GGCCCTCCTCACCAcggctgctctcagcagagtCAGTGTCCGACACTGCTGTCAGGCTTTCGTGGCAGGTTCCTGAGTACCCCAATGGGGGCATCACCAAGTACAtcgtggagctgcagcaggtgggAGGCACCAGTGAGCCCCAGTGGATTGACACTGACAGCGGCGCTGAGACCACCAAGATTGTCGGTGGCCTCAATGCCAGCACCAGTTACCAGTTTCGTGTCCGTGCCAACTCCCATGTTCCAGGGGAATGGAGCCAGCCTGTGAAAGCCAAGACCCTGGGGGACG GAGCACTGAGcgtgccacccagcctgggcagccagaGCACTGAGCAGGCCGGAATAGACCAACAGCTGCTGTTGGCCATCGTTGGCTCTGTGTCTGTCACCTGCCTCACCATCCTTTTTGCCCTCCTGGCTCTTTTCCTCATCAAGAAGAATTTTTTCCACCGGCGCCGCACCTTTACATACCAGTCTGGCTCG GGGGAAGAGACCATCTTGCAGTTCAACTCAGGAACTCTGACCTTGACACGCCGGCCAAAGCCCCAGCCTGAGCCCCTCAGCTACCCAATCCTGGAGTGGGAAGACATCAAGTTTGAAGATATGATTGGGGAAGGCAACTTTGGGCAGGTCATCAGGGCCATGATCAAAAAGGATGGCCTGAAAATGAATGCAGCCATCAAGATGTTGAAAG AATTTGCTTCAGAGAATGACCATCGAGACTTTGCTGGGGAGCTTGAGGTCCTGTGCAAACTGGGCCACCATCCCAACATCATCAacttgctgggtgcctgtgaGAACAAGG gCTATCTGTACATTGCCATTGAGTATGCTCCCTATGGAAATCTCCTTGACTTCCTCCGCAAAAGCCGAGTCTTGGAGACAGACCCAGCCTTTGCCAAGGAGCATGGCACTGCCTCCACTCTCACCTCCCAACAGCTCCTCCAGTTTGCTTCAGATGTGGCCAAGGGGATGCAATATCTGAGTGAAAAGCAG TTCATTCACAGAGACCTGGCAGCCAGGAATATCCTGGTGGGAGAAAACCTGGCCTCCAAGATCGCTGACTTCGGCctctccagaggagaggagGTCTATGTGAAGAAGACGATG GGCCGCTTGCCAGTCCGATGGATGGCCATCGAGTCCCTGAACTACAGCGTGTACACCACCAAGAGTGATGT GTGGTCTTTCggtgtcctgctctgggagaTTGTCAGCTTAG gagggactCCGTACTGTGGGATGACATGTGCTGAGCTCTATGagaagctgccccagggctACCGCATGGAGAAGCCTCGCAACTGTGACGATGAGGT GTACGAGCTGATGCGGCAGTGCTGGCGTGACCGTCCCTACGAGCGCCCACCCTTTGCCCAGATCTCCATGCAGCTCATCCGCATGCTGGAGGCCAGGAAG GCCTATGTGAACATGGCGCTGTTCGAGAACTTCACCTATGCAGGGATTGATGCCACTGCTGAGGAGGCATGA